AGGAAGATACCTCTTTCGAATCACTTTCTAAATTCAATGTCAAGTTTCCACCTATGGACAATGACTCTACTTTCTTACATAGCACTCCAGAAAGACCCAACATCCTTGGTCCTGCCACATCTGAGGCAGTGTGCCAGGATAAATTTAATATGGAGTTCAGAGACAACCCGGGAAACTTtgttaaaacagaagaaactttatttgaaattcaGGGAATTGACCCCATAGCATCAGCTATACAAAACCTTAAAACAactgacaaaacaaaaccctccaatCTTGTAAACACTTGTATCAGGACAACTCTGGATAGAGCTACGTGTTTGCCACCTGGAAACCATAACGcattatatgtaaatacattaCCACTTCAGGACCCATCCGATGCACCTTTTCCTTCACTTGATTCTCCGGGAAAAGCTATCCGAGGACCACAGCAGGTAActgttttgcattaaaaaatatattatgcatGAACACATATTTTACCATACATGCACAGATATGCATCTTTTTTAGGTTATCAGATATTCCTTTTAAACTAATGACTGGTTAAagttaagacttaaaaaaaaaatccaagtccTATAATAAATGACATGAAATTATAGAAGATACTCGTCTTCTATAGTACGGCTCTATTATAAAGTACCTTAAAATTtagggaacatttttaaaaaatacatgtcagCCTAATCCATAGCTAGTATGTGTCACTTTCTTAGTCCCTTATTCAAAGCTTTTTACTCAGCACCAGTGTTACAATAGGATTCTTTGTTAAATTTCATACTGGGAGacaaatggcattttttaaattaaaaagtttgtGTATATCATACTCATCTTTAAAAGAATGCTTTTCATAAGTAAATAATTgcattgcatatttttatatatgaaaataagtgAACTGTCTTTCGTCTAATACTCTGTTACATTCTCAGTCATACAGTACGCAGATCTGTAGGGTTTGGTTTCTAATCTGGCAATGAATATGCAgcctaatacattttttaaatggcctcTGCATATGTATGATTTTAATCAAACACTTCGATGTTTTTAAAGCTTGCAGCCCCCCAGTCCACTACTACCCTCCCATTTATTCAGGTTCTATCAGAGAATggtgcttttatttaaaaaaaaaaaaaaaattaatgcctgaaggcaaatgaaaaatatatcatTGTTACAATAAGCAAAAGCCTGTGAAAATACTGACTGGTGTAAATATCtatataatttgcaaacatttgtttaatttctttttgccttgagatacttatttaaaaaaaatccaacaccTTGATGGATACCTTTTGGCTTTATAAGTGCTGTATAGGTTACAGACTTACATCAGCATACAAAGGAGGCAGTAGTCAAGCTGTGGCATATTTTAGTAGTGGGGAAAAACTAGGCATCTCTGACAATCCGCTTTAATTATAAACTCACTTATGTTCTACATTGTGCCTTATTTCACATCATAGTCTCAGTTATAGTTACtactaaatgaaacaaattaaacaatttcatttattacAAGTAGAATTCCTGTGGAGCTGTGAAGTGCATCAGTTCTAATGCTTGTTacttttttctccattatatCTCCTGCTTGTTCTTTTACTAGTTAGTCTGTGTGCATTCATGTTTCAGTAGATGGCACCCTGCATTGTGCATTTGCTTTCTATGCTACAGCAAGGGAAACAGCTGGTATGTGATTACAACTTGATGGAAAAGTATTCAGCTTAAAAAATGCAGGAGAATTGGTGTTGAGCTGTCACAAGACATGGGGCATAAGGTTAGATAATTGATATTTTggcagaaaaggcaaagaaatttgTTTGAAGGCCATGTTGCAGTTTAGGATTGaaagaatatttcttaatttttaaaaacattttgctgtTTGATTTGTATTAATAAAGCTAGtatgataaatacaaaattcttGAATTGTTGGTAATGacaaagagaagtgaaaatttgGGGTTTCATGTTTCCGATTTTTATGCTATATCAATTACCACTACTTAACACCTTTTTAAACATTCAGCTATCATAACAAagcctaaaattaaaatatatctgcTTATTTTTGCTCTGtgtgactttattttcttccatagtTTTGCTGAGTCAGTGAGTGGGGTCCCAACTGAATTCTCTGAAAAGATCCAATCTGAACTAATAACTCCTAATAGAGAAGGATAAGGATGGACTTTGAAGATAAACTGGCAGTGGAAGATTGGCTCACCAAATTTAGAAGCTAAATTGCTTCTAAatctatttcttactgttttatagATCTTAATAAGAatcatctttatttataaataatcttttatttatatccATATCAGTTTCCCATTAAAGAGATGCATATTAATCGCTTGTACTTTTTGTTTAAACTGCAAACAGTAAAATTTAGATCTGGCTGACTCTAACTTATTTTGGCTTATATACTCACATTTATTACCACTGCTTTTTAATCATACCTTTTCTGAAGAAAATTATCTTAccccagattttaaaatacacatgttaaatattactatttttttgtgATAAAATTGTCACTTCTCTAAAAAGCAATTGAGTCAATGTTATCATAAACCCTCTGTTCTGATATTTGAACGTATCTCGGTCTAGACAGACTTTGTATATTTACACCAACTGTACGCAGCTGTCCAGTAAAATGTTTATAAGACAGTGATGTTGTGAAACTTAAATGCTTCAATTAGTAATACACTGTTTATTGTAAATGATTGGTTAACTAGAATGAAAGAGATTGGTTAAGGGAATGAAGACTTAACACTGTATCAGGTGTTGGACTAATAAAAACATATTAGTAATAAGAGCCCAAAAAGGTCTCTTTAAATTGACTTTTTAAGTGATTTTCCTCAAAGTATCAGAAATTAACTGTGTCAAGGTAATTTACCTATGTCAAGGTATAccagaaagcaaattttaaaaataatttggtatgCAGTTCAGGAAAATAAGATATtccaatcaaaaaatatttattgagcacctactattgaactaaatgctttttctgccctgttagatatttttttagaaagaataaatgcagtattttcacatatttatgtgCTGCTTATAATGGAGGTAGTTCTGTTGaattgtgattttccataattattTAATTGGGCAACTGTTGACACTATTCAGTcacaagaaaggggaaagaaggcaAAACTACGCACTATATAGCAGGAGCAAAATAAGCCAAAAGAATGCATCCCATGTTAGATTTTGTTGAATGATTAAATATTTGAGGTTTCAAAGAAACAACTGATCAGTGGACTTTGTTTAGTACTTAAAAAATTTCGTTTCGAAACCCAAACAACTTATTCCTATGTGTTTTATTCATTGTATATTTCCTTATAAATAGTGAAATTTAAATTGCTCTTGATCAAactgcatgtgtacacacatcaTGTCTAGTGCACTTTGTATTAATCAGAGCCCTATAACTTAAGGTTTCTGTTGTAAGACAGAAAAGAtagaattcaatttttaaaaagtcttaatgATTGACTGTTGTGCCAAAACTACTGCTGTTACGATAACGAGTATTAAAATTTGCTGgtggtaaaaatggaaaaattttaaatatgtgaagataaagtgcatgtatgtattttaagtgaCTTAATCAAAGTTTAGCTGGGCCcttaatgaaaggaaaattgaGTTAGGTCTTCATGCTAACTCTGTAGAAAGGTAATTTGCTTTCATAGAAAGGAATTTTGTACTTATGCACAAAACCCACTcaaaaaatttgaatttgaaatttattcTAAGTTGATTTTACCTACAAATAAcagaagatatttttgtttgtttcccataGCCCGTTTGGAAGCCCTTTCCTAATCAAGACAGTGATATATCATCGGTACTAGGTGGCACAGGCTCAGAACTGCATATACCTCGAGTATGTGAATTCTGTCAAGCAGTTTTCCCACCATCCATTACATCCAGGGGGGATTTCCTCCGGCATCTTAATTCACACTTTAATGGGGAGACTTAAGATGCATTTGAAAACAGCTCCGTGTAATGATTCTATGTGATCATCAGGTTCTATGTGATGATCTTGGGTTTGTAATACTATAAATACTTGATTGAAAACTTAGTTCAAGATCGTTCATTGAAAAATAGCTATGTCACagctatttgaattttttcctaaACTTATATTgtaactttcttttattaacttttatggATCATTCTGTATAAAACTGTAATTCATTGCATTCATGTTTACAGTGTTTATTACCTTAATTTATGTTTGTTTCAAATGTCTAAGCTTATTGCTTGGATTTCtagttaaatttattaaatttggtGATGTCAAATGTTTATAGGATGTTTCACTTAAAAACTAGATTATTTATGCTatcggtgattttttttttaataaacctgtAATACAGAACAGCAGACAACATAAATGTCTAAGTAAATACCAAAATCTAAGATTTGTTACCCAGTGATAAAATCACTGGTAGGATTATTCAAACACttcagattgttttttcttttaataatatacatggttttaaattttactatGTGTATAGCTACATGATGAAATgagttgaatatttaaaaagttacttaTGTCATGATCATTAAATATGTTCTCTGttcctgagttaaaaaaaaaaaaaggaataaatcacacttgggGGAAGTTTAAAACATTCATGTTTTCTGATGATAGAAGGGTGATATCAGATCTGGTGACATTTAATTACAAGTAGTCGAtcactttgaatttaaaaattattttcaaagtaaacttGCTAAAGAAACGTATTTGTATTTATTGGGAGCAAATCTAAAACCCTGTAGGAACTAtccacatttattgatttgtattagaaatgtttacatTGTTGTTGAGAAATTTGTTATTCATTGTCAGCAGCCTGACTGATGGCCACTGGAAGACATTTGCGAGAAAGGCTACCAGATCAGAATGCtgcaaaattttgtttaaaatgagacttccctttcatttttcttccctatgCTGCTTGTTTTTTAGGTTTCCCTTTGccctccaatttttaaaatgaggcatGGCTTCCGTTTTATAAAGTGAACACTGATTTGCAACTCTCAAAACAGAAATTTAAGCCTTCTTTGGaggaagtgtttttaaaaattggaaggtTTTAGGATGGGGGAATTTGAGAGGCCTCTGTGCTGCAGTGAGGAGCCTTAACTGGTGGAAGCATGAGAATGGTGCCTCGACTGCTCAGGGTGCCAAGCACGTCAGGTTGACATCTTCCTCACCAAGGTGACATAGCGATTATTAGGTATTCACTGTGAAGGTTTCTGAGACGTGTACATCTTTCCTCCACTGCCACTGGGGCTGAATGGAAATACCTAGACAATTACCCATGTCTCCTCCCTacctcccacccacccagcctcccctctcactcacttctctctctctctctctctccctctctctctcacacacacacgcacacacacaattaaaaataaaaacttctcagCCTGTACCAGCCAGAATATACCACTGTACCTATCTCGTAAACggggtttctttttccttctccttttctagaAGAGAAAGAGCCCCTCTCACACAGTTGACATCTACTAGCCTGCTGACAGCCAAAGGAAATTATAGCCCACAAAGTGACTCGAATTGAAGTGTTATCACAGACTCTTCGCCAGTCCTCCTTTTTCCCACCTCCACCACCGTTAGTAAGAGCGGGAAACTCTCCTTTGCTTTTGGGTTCCAGGGCTCCAACTTCCGAGGGACAAAGGCCCTCTTGGGCCACAGGAAATGCAGCCTGGGGAGCAAGCTCCAGCCCCGCACCGCAGAGGTGGCGCTGACTGCAGCTTTCAAGGTGGAATGGGCACCCGCCaggtctctccctctgtctcctatTACGGAGTCGTGCAGGGGCCGCATCTTGGCATCTGCTAAGCGTGGCCGGGTAAGAACAGCTCCCAGGTAAAAAAGCTGCACACGCGAAACGCTGAGTCTGAAAAAACCACCCCCGCCGAGACGAGGCAGTTGTGAGCGGGATGCCTGAGAAGTGGGAGGTGAATGTCCTCGGGAGGGCCCCCCCGGTGCAGCTTTCCCCGGAGGCTGAGGCTGCTGCCAGCGGGGACATCTGCTTTCTTACACTCCAGCCTGGCTCACCCCGCCCCCTCAGCCCGGGTTGCGTGGTTATTTTACCAacacggagggagggagagctcgAGGAGGTAGAAAAGGGGTGGATGGGAGCTCAGGAGATGTTCTTCCCACTCCCCCAcgtcccctccttttttttcacatcttttaaCCTTCAAGGTAAAGACTTTATAAATATGAAACGGATAAACGCGTCCGCTGGCTCCCAGGCCCGCCTTCTGCTCGCGGGGCTCTCGGGTGCGGGGCCTTGTCCTCTCCATCCTGCATCCTCCCCGGAGCCGGGCCGGTTTGGGCGGTTGGGCCGGGCGCAGGGGCCGGCCTGGTGCGCTCCGCCTGTGGCGCCTTCTCTCCCGGGCTGCTGCCTCGACAGCTGCTTGTAGCTACAGTAATTAGACTGTCAGTGCTTGTTAGAGGAGAGCGGGGAGAACACGCTTCTGACAGCAGATTCCGAGACTCCCCAGTTTGTTAATTTCTGAGAGATCTTTAAAGCATTAATTGAGGTCTCCCCAAGTCTCCCCTCCggtccctctccccaactcctccCTTCCCCAAAATATCTTCAGGAGAAGAGAATTCTCTCCCCGTGGAAGCAGTGATTCCCGCAAAGCTGCAGGGCCGCCCGCGACACTCGCACAGACACCCTGTTTTACATATACGCATATATGCGCACACGTATACGCGTGAGGTGAACTCCACGGGGGCCGGGTCCAAATAGGAACCAggattgcatttaaaataataataaataaataaataaataaataaatgggggtggggagggaagcagaagtcgggaagaaaagagaaaagcagcaggCTGATTACGAGGTGTCAAAACTGCCAGGAGCAAGAAGGTGATAGCAATCAGGGGTGAGAAGAGTGCGGCATTCGTGCGGGGCAACTAATTATCCGTCTCATTTGAGAAGAGCAGCATTTGAGGCAGCAGCGTTCGCCTGCTGAACGGTGACAGATTGGCGCGGAGGAGAGGGGAGGTGTTAAAACAATGGAGCCGGGCGCGCGAGCGCTGCTGCATGCTAATCAGCCCTCCCTCCGCCTGCCTGCCgcgctccctccttcctcccagcctccctcctccgcGCTCCCTCCTCCCGCCTGAGGCGCTCCCTCCTTTCCAGcgggcccgccgccgccgccgccgccgccacccgcTTCCTGCTCCCTCGCTTTCCCGCGCGTCCTTCCCGCCGCTGGCAAGTGGAACTCAGCCACAGCTATCGCGTCCCTCGCGGGCCGGGAGCCCCCTCGCAGCCCGCCGCGGGCATCCTCCGCTGGGCCCGGCCGCAAGCTCGCCGAGGGCCAGAGCCACCCGGCGCCAGAGAGCCCAGGACCGGCCCGCGCCCAGCGCCTACCCCTGGGCgcctcctgggggtggggcaagCGCCCGCGCTCTCGCACCCACCTCTTGGAGAAGAGGCCGAGGAGCCTGCACTCTCCTGCCCGCCTTGCTTTCGGCTGGTGGACTGAACGCGTTGGGCAGCGAGTGGGAACCCAAGCGAATTCATGAAGGGCAAGggccaggaggggcagacaggagtGGGAAGAGAGTTGAGATCAGAAAGGCAAAGACGGCCCCGGGACAACCTGCAGATCTGATAACCGGCCCTAGGGCAGCCGCCACCCCCAAAGGCCTCCGGCGGCCCGCAGCCTGCCCCGGGGCAGCCGCGCAGCGAGCGAGGTCACACCCTAGCGAAGGCTCCCTCATTGTGCCCCGCagaccgccccccgcccccgccccagcaccTTCCACACCCCACCAAGCCAGAGCAGCTCTCACGACTTAATAATCAGAGTGAGGAGGACAAATAAAGGACCTTGGCATTAGTTGCGTTTCCAAGGCCTGACCTCCTGACCCCAAGACTAGACCGGATCCCCAGAGACACACCATTACACTGTTGCTGGTGAGAGAAAGCCATTACCAAAACGGCCACCCCACCCTCTGCCGCATAGCCTGGGAGGCAAGAGGGGGCCGGGCATTTCCGGAAGGACAGGTCTCTGCTTGGTTGCTCCTCTCAGTACTCTGACCTGAGTGAATTTGGTCTCTCGACAGAGAATCCACCAGAACCAGAGTCCGCTGGAAAAGGTCTATACCTGTTGAGGCAGGCAGGCCTGGGACCTGAGGTTTTGCATCAATTTCCTCCTACTTTTTGAGTTTAAAAGCTGATTGTTGAGCTTGAAGCTTTTGCTTAAAATACACTTTTACCCATACCCAACacttttatatttgcatatgtattaAAACATTGAAACACTGACTGACGTACTCGTGCCTTGAGAGGGTTAACCGAAACACAGCTTCAGAGAACTGGTAGGAATTTGGACTGAATGAAAATGCAATTCCTTCCAACGAGTTCCGTGCTATTTAGCTAAGCAGGTGTCTAAATTAACATCATAAAACTTCCTTCCCCCAAAACATAGATGGAAAAGGAAAGCCCCTGAAAGATAATCCagccattataattttttttctgctgaccTTTACCATTGCATTAATTTACACACAcaactgttcatttaaaaaagatcaaTTTAAAACGTGAAGGCTTGATAAAGCTGTCATTTATACATAAGAGTTTCATTTATATTAACCTCTCTACCTTTATCTGTTTGTAATGTTTCATAATAAAAgtacaatatgaaaaaataaaataaaaatgacttgagTAAATTTTGCAATTTTATACCATCATTGATCTAGTCATATGAAAACCTACACAAACACAGAGtgaatcatttttccttttagaagATGCCCAGACATACCAATACAATAGGTGAGTGCAAAATTGTTGGGATCTACTAAAATAATAGAGaatgtttaaaagttttaaaattgagaattttttaaaggcgTTATATCaataattttgtatataaataatgGGGTTTTTTGtcgttttttgtttggtttgggggttttgggtttttttgttttttggtttggttttgtgtgtgtgtgtgtgtgtgtgtgtttgtgtggtttCTACTCCTTGGAAAACCACTAAGCAGCACTCTCTGCACTTAATGCAACACAGACTTTTCAGTGCTAAAGTACTATCTGGTATTTGGAAACTCCCTAGCATCTGAATCTATTAAAAtatctcacagaaaaaaaattaaccttacGTTTATTAATGTAAATTTGGAGGTTCAGACGCTTCATCAGCATCAAAATTAATCAATtcattatctattcatcagtcttTTCTTCATTAACCAATTCTATAGAACCAAAACCTCTCTCCCTGAAGTGGTAAACCAATAGAGTTCAAACATACATTTAGTTCAGTTCCGTGttgcattatttatttctagtaTCTAATATCTAATCAAATTCTTTACCTTCCAATATCTTGGTTGGGATGACTTTAATGCAATTTCTTCTCAGTCTACAGACTTCACAAATTTGCATGGTTGTTCTAATGGTGTATTTACAGATAAGTTTTTATTTGCACATAAGGACAAAAAGGTGAAGTGAAATTTGGTCCCAACGGAAACCTGTTAGGTTCCCTGAACATATGGCTCATTGGGCTGTTACTTCCTTTTTGAGATCATTTCcaagattttttaatatatacatcaATTTGACACcagttataaagaaaatatattggcTTTGGAGATGCCTCCACCTGGGGCATATCTCTCCTTAACAAACCATCTAGTCAAGTGGGCCTCTGAATGTACAGGTTTCCAGTGTCCAAGAACAGGGTACAATTTGAAAGCAGTCAGAACTGATAGTTAATTTACACTGTCTTTGAAATTAGGTAGTTCTTTGGATTCTTAGAATGCCACAATGATTTGATTAATA
This Lynx canadensis isolate LIC74 chromosome C1, mLynCan4.pri.v2, whole genome shotgun sequence DNA region includes the following protein-coding sequences:
- the TANK gene encoding TRAF family member-associated NF-kappa-B activator isoform X4; this translates as MNSSQDNSFGYVPLLEDSEARKNNLPLDQPHDKVKSGIPREKELKVRRQEVSSPRKETSPRSLGIPLFHERAYIEKTFQDLKEEFHRICMLAKAQKDHLSKLNVPATATETQCSLPVQCTDTTDKQEELFKPQAKDDINRGAPCITSVTPRGLARDEEDTSFESLSKFNVKFPPMDNDSTFLHSTPERPNILGPATSEAVCQDKFNMEFRDNPGNFVKTEETLFEIQGIDPIASAIQNLKTTDKTKPSNLVNTCIRTTLDRATCLPPGNHNALYVNTLPLQDPSDAPFPSLDSPGKAIRGPQQPVWKPFPNQDSDISSVLGGTGSELHIPRVCEFCQAVFPPSITSRGDFLRHLNSHFNGET
- the TANK gene encoding TRAF family member-associated NF-kappa-B activator isoform X3 gives rise to the protein MTENYEQRIREQQEQLSLQQTIIDKLKSQLLLMNSSQDNSFGYVPLLEDSEARKNNLPLDQPHDKVKSGIPREKELKVRRQEVSSPRKETSPRSLGIPLFHERAYIEKTFQDLKEEFHRICMLAKAQKDHLSKLNVPATATETQCSLPVQCTDTTDKQEELFKPQAKDDINRGAPCITSVTPRGLARDEEDTSFESLSKFNVKFPPMDNDSTFLHSTPERPNILGPATSEAVCQDKFNMEFRDNPGNFVKTEETLFEIQGIDPIASAIQNLKTTDKTKPSNLVNTCIRTTLDRATCLPPGNHNALYVNTLPLQDPSDAPFPSLDSPGKAIRGPQQPVWKPFPNQDSDISSVLGGTGSELHIPRVCEFCQAVFPPSITSRGDFLRHLNSHFNGET